A stretch of the Candidatus Methylomirabilota bacterium genome encodes the following:
- the lpxI gene encoding UDP-2,3-diacylglucosamine diphosphatase LpxI (LpxI, functionally equivalent to LpxH, replaces it in LPS biosynthesis in a minority of bacteria.): protein MSAPPLGLIAGNGRFPFLVAAAARRAGRRVVAVAVKEEASPELAGSVDEIHWVGLGQLGRCIEALKAGGVSEAVMAGQVQHRRIFSGIVPDLKLAGVLVRLAVKNTDSLIGGVADALSREGITLLPSTALLDDQMATAGAMSGRKPGGDERKDIAYGVRVARALSALDLGQTVVIKDRAAVALEAMEGTDEVIRRAGRLAGAGTTVVKLAKPSQDMRFDVPVVGSRTLEAMREAGARVLAVEAGRTLLLDRAALVAAADEGGIALWGIGPEALEDE from the coding sequence GCGGCGCGTGGTGGCGGTGGCGGTCAAGGAGGAAGCCTCGCCGGAGCTGGCCGGCAGCGTCGATGAGATCCACTGGGTCGGCCTCGGCCAGCTCGGCCGGTGCATCGAGGCCCTCAAGGCGGGCGGCGTGAGCGAGGCCGTGATGGCGGGACAGGTCCAGCACCGCCGTATCTTCTCCGGCATCGTCCCCGACCTGAAGCTGGCCGGCGTCCTGGTACGGCTCGCGGTGAAGAACACGGACAGCCTCATCGGGGGAGTCGCCGACGCGCTCTCGCGGGAGGGCATCACGCTGCTCCCGTCGACGGCCCTGCTCGACGACCAGATGGCGACGGCCGGCGCGATGAGCGGGCGGAAGCCCGGCGGCGACGAGCGCAAGGACATCGCGTACGGCGTCAGGGTGGCCCGCGCGCTCTCGGCCCTGGACCTCGGCCAGACCGTCGTCATCAAGGACCGGGCGGCGGTGGCCCTGGAGGCCATGGAGGGAACCGACGAGGTGATCCGCCGGGCCGGACGGCTCGCGGGGGCGGGCACGACTGTCGTGAAGCTGGCCAAGCCCAGCCAGGACATGCGGTTCGACGTGCCCGTGGTCGGCTCGCGGACGCTCGAGGCCATGCGCGAGGCGGGGGCGCGCGTCCTGGCGGTGGAGGCGGGCCGGACGCTCCTTCTCGACCGCGCGGCCCTCGTCGCCGCGGCCGACGAGGGGGGCATCGCCCTCTGGGGGATCGGTCCCGAGGCGCTGGAGGACGAGTGA